Proteins from a single region of Lachnospiraceae bacterium:
- a CDS encoding MurR/RpiR family transcriptional regulator: MDNTMKTKQDDVLIRIHDGYPKMSKGQKLLADYITDHYDKAVYLTAAKLGTVVGVSESTVVRFAGELGYDGYPGLQRALEDMIRIRLTALQRMEVTRSRMDEDHIVSSILQADIENIKETLDVVEESTFKEAVDTILRAKSVYILGVRSSAPLASFLGYYMNLVFDNVKLIHTNSISETFEQMLSIGPADVLIGISFPRYSKRTVKAMDFAKARGASVIAITDSDQSPIATSAECVLKAHSNMISFVDSMVGPLSLLNALVVALSMNRQAEVKKNLESLERIWQEYDVYESAGEESKTFGKLLS; the protein is encoded by the coding sequence ATGGACAATACCATGAAGACGAAGCAGGATGATGTTTTAATTAGAATTCACGATGGCTATCCCAAGATGAGTAAGGGGCAGAAGCTATTGGCTGATTATATTACGGATCATTATGATAAAGCCGTATATCTGACGGCGGCCAAGCTAGGGACGGTAGTAGGCGTATCGGAGTCGACAGTGGTGCGCTTTGCCGGCGAGCTGGGATATGACGGTTATCCGGGGCTGCAGAGAGCGCTGGAGGATATGATTCGGATCCGCCTTACGGCGCTGCAGCGGATGGAGGTCACGCGGAGCCGGATGGATGAAGATCATATTGTTTCCTCTATTTTGCAGGCAGATATTGAAAATATTAAGGAGACGCTGGACGTCGTAGAAGAAAGTACCTTTAAGGAAGCAGTTGATACGATCCTGCGCGCTAAATCCGTCTATATTCTGGGGGTGCGCAGCAGCGCGCCGCTGGCAAGCTTTTTGGGATACTATATGAATCTGGTGTTTGACAATGTAAAGCTGATTCATACCAACAGCATCAGCGAGACGTTTGAACAGATGCTGAGTATCGGGCCTGCGGACGTGCTGATTGGTATTAGCTTCCCCAGATATTCTAAAAGAACAGTAAAGGCAATGGATTTTGCCAAGGCCAGAGGGGCCAGCGTGATTGCCATTACTGACAGTGACCAGTCGCCGATTGCGACCAGTGCAGAATGTGTTTTAAAGGCTCACAGCAATATGATTTCTTTTGTAGATTCTATGGTAGGCCCGCTGAGTCTTTTAAATGCGCTGGTAGTGGCACTGAGTATGAACCGGCAGGCAGAAGTAAAGAAAAATTTAGAAAGCCTGGAACGCATTTGGCAGGAATATGATGTGTACGAAAGCGCGGGAGAAGAGAGTAAAACATTTGGAAAGCTGCTTTCATGA
- a CDS encoding NAD(P)/FAD-dependent oxidoreductase has product MMYDVVVVGAGAAGLIAAGKAAEAGARTLLLEKNEKVGRKIGITGKGRCNVTNACDQRAFMENIVTNARFLYSACAHFTAQDTMQLLEAHRVPLKIERGQRVFPVSDRAFDIIDGLLRYVKKAGAVLRTQQPVQRIRRQQQGFIVQTSSAAFETRAVVLCTGGLSYSSTGSSGDGHRMAAGLGLELVPGVPGLIPLTVKESWCRDLMGVSLKNAAIRITQGPEGKAVYEDFGEMLFTHFGVSGPIVLSASSRVQAYLRKKKQTFEEAELWLHIDLKSALTAQELDQRLLRDFEKYRTRNFQNALTDLLPRKMIPVMVKLSGIEAAQKVSDLTREQRQTLGRLLKDLRLSISGTRPLEEAIVTMGGIAVQELAPATMMLKKLPGLFAAGELLDVDALTGGFNLQLAFSTGAAAGIGAAEFAREKEREYAECGD; this is encoded by the coding sequence ATGATGTATGATGTAGTTGTGGTAGGGGCCGGCGCTGCCGGGCTGATTGCCGCCGGTAAGGCGGCAGAGGCTGGAGCCCGGACCCTTTTATTGGAAAAAAATGAAAAGGTTGGGCGCAAAATTGGAATTACAGGTAAGGGGCGCTGCAATGTAACCAATGCATGCGACCAGCGTGCATTTATGGAAAATATTGTGACGAATGCACGCTTTCTGTATTCAGCCTGCGCCCATTTTACGGCGCAGGACACGATGCAGCTCTTGGAGGCGCATCGTGTGCCGCTTAAAATAGAGCGGGGACAGCGGGTATTTCCTGTATCGGATCGGGCCTTTGATATCATTGATGGTTTGCTGCGCTATGTAAAAAAAGCCGGCGCAGTGCTGCGGACGCAGCAGCCGGTGCAGCGTATCAGGAGGCAGCAGCAGGGATTTATTGTACAAACAAGCAGCGCTGCATTTGAGACGAGGGCCGTGGTCCTTTGCACAGGGGGACTTAGCTATTCGTCCACCGGATCCTCGGGCGATGGGCACCGCATGGCGGCAGGGCTTGGACTAGAGCTTGTTCCCGGCGTGCCGGGCTTGATTCCTTTGACAGTGAAGGAGAGCTGGTGCCGGGATTTGATGGGGGTTTCGCTTAAAAATGCGGCGATTCGGATTACGCAGGGGCCGGAAGGGAAGGCGGTGTATGAGGATTTTGGAGAGATGCTGTTTACTCATTTTGGGGTAAGCGGGCCGATTGTTCTGAGTGCATCCAGCCGTGTGCAGGCCTATCTGCGAAAGAAAAAGCAGACCTTTGAAGAGGCGGAGCTTTGGCTGCATATCGATCTGAAGAGCGCGCTGACAGCGCAGGAGCTGGATCAGCGGCTTTTGAGGGATTTTGAAAAGTACCGGACCAGAAATTTTCAAAATGCGCTGACAGATTTGCTGCCGCGTAAGATGATTCCGGTGATGGTGAAGCTTTCGGGCATCGAGGCCGCACAAAAGGTGAGCGACCTTACGAGAGAGCAGAGGCAAACGCTGGGAAGGCTGCTGAAGGATTTGCGGCTTTCGATCAGCGGGACGCGGCCGCTGGAAGAGGCGATTGTGACGATGGGCGGCATTGCTGTGCAGGAGCTGGCACCGGCAACGATGATGCTTAAGAAGCTGCCGGGGCTTTTTGCGGCAGGAGAGCTGCTGGATGTGGATGCGCTCACAGGCGGATTTAATCTGCAGCTGGCTTTTTCGACGGGAGCGGCGGCCGGCATAGGGGCTGCAGAATTTGCAAGAGAGAAGGAGAGAGAATATGCTGAATGTGGCGATTGA
- a CDS encoding (d)CMP kinase, producing MLNVAIDGPSGAGKSTVAKAAAQKMGLHYVDTGALYRAVGYVLAQKGMDLESAEQVEQQLPLLEVRLYYEEDGQHVAVNGCDVTPFLRTAEAGDGGSKVAVHRAVREKLLGIQRQAAQEYDVIMDGRDIGTHVLPQANLKIFITASAEERGRRRYCELQENGTLSVGLEQIIQEIAERDERDTKREIAPLRQAEDALLLDTTHMPLQEVVDTVCRLISEATQ from the coding sequence ATGCTGAATGTGGCGATTGACGGACCGAGCGGAGCCGGTAAAAGTACGGTGGCTAAAGCAGCGGCGCAGAAAATGGGGCTGCACTATGTGGATACGGGTGCTTTGTACCGGGCGGTCGGATATGTGCTGGCGCAAAAAGGAATGGATCTGGAAAGCGCTGAGCAGGTGGAGCAGCAGCTGCCGCTTTTAGAGGTGCGCCTTTATTATGAGGAGGACGGACAGCATGTGGCGGTTAATGGATGTGATGTGACGCCTTTTTTGCGCACGGCGGAGGCAGGAGATGGCGGAAGCAAGGTGGCGGTGCACAGAGCTGTACGGGAAAAGCTGCTGGGGATTCAGAGGCAGGCGGCGCAGGAGTATGATGTGATTATGGATGGACGCGATATCGGTACGCATGTGCTGCCGCAGGCGAATCTGAAAATTTTTATTACGGCTTCAGCTGAGGAGAGAGGCCGCAGGCGCTATTGCGAGCTGCAGGAAAACGGGACGCTCAGCGTAGGTCTGGAGCAGATTATCCAGGAGATTGCAGAGCGGGATGAGCGGGATACTAAAAGGGAGATTGCGCCGCTTAGACAAGCTGAGGATGCCCTGCTGCTGGATACAACCCATATGCCGCTGCAGGAAGTGGTCGATACGGTGTGCCGCCTGATCAGCGAGGCGACGCAGTGA
- a CDS encoding bifunctional 4-hydroxy-3-methylbut-2-enyl diphosphate reductase/30S ribosomal protein S1: protein MKITIAKTAGFCFGVRNAIRVAQEEAEKRKRPVYTYGPLIHNRDVIGKLEEQQIFALQDPAELKAGDAVIIRAHGVGEAVYQMLEERSVQIIDATCPYVKKIHDIVRQQGEKGDQVIILGDPQHPEVQGIEGWCLQKPYIYQTEEEIVAGAPPKGVRYTLVAQTTFDQYKFRKIVEFLDKMEYNLYVCPTICTATAQHQTEALELAKSSDAVIVIGGKHSSNTRKLYNLCLSECASTYYVENAEELSSVRLKPDALAVGITAGASTPDYIIQEVVSKMSESNIFEEMLNESFKEIHSRDIVSGTVAQVTDNEIVFNIGYKCDGTMTKAEFGGSDAPLTEQVQVGDTMEVMVVKVGDSEVTLSRRRLVQDLAYAELESAMENKEILTGIVTETLENGVIVRHGDVKVFIPSSLCDVRRIDVKTLLNQEIEYRIIRLQRKRGRVMGDRRSVIAEKRAALREETVQKLVEGAHLMGTVKNITNYCAFVDLGGIDGMLHVSEMGWATVRNPNRYVKTDEQIEVMVKSYDPETQRISLTTKFPETNPWQDAAEKYAVGNIVAGKVVRFADFGAFVELQKGIDALIHISHLSRKFVKHPSEVLTIGQEIEAKVIDFDEEAKRISLSMRELEPEEPETEEEIVEEETETTEEE, encoded by the coding sequence GTGAAAATTACAATTGCAAAGACAGCAGGCTTTTGCTTTGGAGTCCGCAATGCCATCCGTGTGGCACAGGAGGAGGCTGAGAAAAGGAAGAGGCCGGTCTATACGTATGGTCCGCTGATTCATAATCGGGACGTGATTGGCAAATTGGAAGAGCAGCAGATTTTTGCCCTGCAGGATCCGGCAGAGCTAAAAGCAGGCGATGCAGTCATCATCCGTGCGCATGGCGTGGGGGAAGCGGTTTACCAGATGCTGGAAGAGAGGTCGGTTCAGATCATAGATGCAACATGCCCCTATGTTAAAAAAATTCATGATATCGTGCGGCAGCAGGGAGAAAAGGGAGATCAGGTGATCATTTTAGGAGATCCGCAGCACCCGGAGGTGCAGGGAATCGAGGGATGGTGCCTGCAAAAACCGTATATTTATCAAACAGAAGAAGAAATTGTTGCCGGCGCGCCGCCTAAAGGGGTGCGGTACACGCTTGTGGCCCAAACGACATTTGATCAATATAAATTTAGAAAAATTGTTGAGTTTCTTGACAAGATGGAGTATAATCTATATGTGTGCCCTACAATATGCACAGCGACGGCCCAACATCAGACGGAAGCGCTTGAGTTAGCGAAATCGAGTGATGCGGTGATTGTCATTGGCGGGAAGCATAGTTCGAATACCCGCAAACTATACAACCTTTGTCTATCTGAGTGCGCGAGCACGTATTATGTGGAAAATGCAGAGGAATTGTCTAGCGTGAGATTAAAGCCGGATGCTTTGGCTGTAGGGATAACAGCCGGAGCTTCAACGCCGGATTATATTATTCAGGAGGTAGTAAGTAAGATGAGCGAGAGCAACATTTTCGAAGAAATGCTAAACGAAAGTTTTAAAGAAATTCATTCCCGTGATATCGTGTCCGGTACGGTAGCGCAGGTAACGGATAATGAGATCGTGTTTAATATTGGGTATAAGTGCGATGGAACTATGACAAAGGCTGAATTTGGCGGCAGTGATGCACCTCTGACCGAGCAGGTTCAGGTGGGAGATACCATGGAGGTCATGGTCGTGAAGGTGGGCGACAGTGAAGTGACGCTTAGCCGCCGCCGTCTGGTACAGGATCTTGCCTATGCTGAGCTGGAAAGCGCAATGGAGAATAAAGAAATTTTAACCGGTATCGTAACAGAGACATTGGAAAACGGCGTCATTGTGCGTCATGGCGATGTCAAGGTCTTTATTCCGTCTTCTTTGTGCGATGTGCGCCGGATTGACGTAAAGACGCTTTTAAATCAGGAGATTGAGTACCGCATTATTCGTCTGCAGCGTAAGCGCGGGCGTGTTATGGGCGACCGCCGCAGCGTAATTGCGGAAAAAAGAGCAGCGCTTCGTGAAGAGACCGTGCAAAAGCTGGTAGAGGGCGCTCATTTAATGGGGACGGTAAAAAATATTACCAATTACTGTGCGTTTGTTGATTTAGGCGGAATTGACGGTATGCTGCATGTTTCAGAAATGGGCTGGGCAACGGTGCGCAATCCTAACCGGTATGTAAAGACGGACGAGCAGATCGAGGTTATGGTGAAATCCTATGATCCGGAGACGCAGCGCATTTCCTTAACAACTAAATTCCCGGAGACAAATCCGTGGCAGGATGCAGCTGAAAAATATGCGGTTGGCAATATTGTAGCCGGCAAGGTGGTCCGTTTCGCTGATTTTGGCGCCTTTGTTGAACTGCAGAAAGGGATTGATGCACTGATACATATCTCTCATCTTTCCCGCAAGTTTGTTAAGCATCCGTCAGAAGTGCTTACCATTGGACAGGAGATCGAAGCAAAGGTAATTGATTTTGATGAAGAGGCAAAAAGAATCAGCCTCAGCATGAGAGAGCTGGAGCCGGAAGAGCCGGAGACGGAAGAAGAGATCGTAGAAGAAGAGACGGAGACAACTGAGGAAGAATAA
- a CDS encoding ribonuclease H-like domain-containing protein produces the protein MRTIESELNLTAQEREDALARWMLLGKPETVLFLDIETTGFSRLYDSVYLVGMVCYEKGCFVAKQFLAGGLSEEAELLQRALAEIRRFPICVTYNGEMFDLPFLEERAKRLRVWSTEDAQFAAQRHSVDLLRLYRRHQAFFGWSNMKLKTVERFLGASREDPFDGGQLIEVFYEYARTEDERLAMVLLLHNYEDVCNLPHLLLVQQFMQMLKNGRIEQITYEQGRLQIAWDRPFVLSHCAEIALNAKKKKDASYPRARFSFEAGSAVCEIDLPSCEEPVYYYLPNAKDYYFIPAQGEIVHKTLAYDVPAGERRKAKPAECVLRGQGSFVQALPAPAGLRTYRKAYKGAEVYVEMTELQEWLKTAEPEAAQAWGRQFFELL, from the coding sequence GTGCGGACGATTGAATCGGAGCTGAATCTGACAGCGCAGGAGAGAGAGGATGCTTTGGCCAGATGGATGCTGCTGGGTAAACCGGAGACGGTGTTATTTCTGGACATTGAAACAACGGGCTTTTCAAGACTGTATGACAGCGTTTATTTGGTGGGAATGGTGTGTTATGAAAAGGGCTGCTTTGTGGCTAAGCAGTTTTTGGCAGGCGGTCTTTCGGAGGAAGCAGAGCTCTTGCAGAGGGCGCTAGCGGAGATCAGACGGTTTCCCATCTGTGTGACCTATAATGGGGAAATGTTCGATCTGCCTTTTTTGGAAGAGAGAGCAAAACGGCTTCGGGTCTGGAGCACAGAGGATGCACAATTTGCAGCGCAAAGACACTCGGTGGATTTGCTCCGGCTGTATCGGCGGCATCAAGCTTTTTTTGGATGGAGCAATATGAAGCTGAAAACGGTGGAGCGGTTTTTGGGCGCCAGTCGCGAGGATCCCTTTGACGGTGGTCAGCTCATTGAGGTGTTCTATGAATATGCCCGTACAGAGGATGAACGGCTTGCAATGGTTTTGCTGCTTCATAATTATGAGGATGTATGCAATCTGCCGCACTTGCTTTTGGTGCAGCAGTTTATGCAGATGTTAAAAAACGGCCGGATCGAGCAGATTACATATGAACAGGGCCGGCTGCAGATTGCATGGGACAGGCCGTTTGTGTTAAGCCATTGTGCGGAAATAGCCTTAAACGCTAAAAAGAAAAAGGATGCGTCATATCCAAGGGCTCGGTTTAGCTTTGAGGCAGGGAGTGCCGTGTGTGAGATTGATCTGCCTTCTTGTGAAGAGCCGGTTTATTATTATTTGCCGAATGCAAAGGATTATTATTTTATACCGGCACAGGGGGAAATCGTGCACAAGACCCTGGCCTATGATGTGCCTGCCGGCGAAAGGCGGAAAGCGAAGCCGGCTGAATGTGTTCTGCGGGGACAAGGCAGTTTTGTACAGGCGCTTCCGGCCCCTGCCGGTCTGCGCACCTATCGGAAGGCATATAAAGGCGCGGAGGTGTATGTGGAGATGACGGAGCTACAAGAATGGCTGAAGACGGCAGAACCGGAGGCGGCGCAGGCCTGGGGTCGGCAGTTTTTTGAGCTGCTGTAG
- the miaB gene encoding tRNA (N6-isopentenyl adenosine(37)-C2)-methylthiotransferase MiaB, with product METGRHNLRPAYKEEGRKEAERQRRIIEQLKERADKPRTYFVVTMGCQMNARDSEKLIGILEEIGCRPSEKEEQADLVVYNTCCVRENAEQKVYGRLGYLKSFKKKNPHMKIALCGCMMQEELVLEKLKKSYPQVDLIFGTYNIYKFPELLQALLDGGGQMIDIWQEQQEIVEDLPSIRKHRFKASVNIMYGCNNFCTYCIVPYVRGRERSRKPENILAEIESLAQDGVKEIQLLGQNVNSYGKNLAEPISFARLLEMVNEIEGIERIRFMTSHPKDLSQELIDAMAKLDKVCPHFHLPLQSGSDRLLKEMNRHYDQAKYLDIVKRLKKAVPEIAITTDIIVGFPGETREDFLETVKVAEEVRFDGAFTFIYSKREGTPAARMPQVDPEEAKENFDQLLEVLERVAYTDRQTWVGRRVKVLAEDVSKNDARMLSGRDEHNHLVHFVADQKQLGKTLPVIITEASAFYMTGRVETEK from the coding sequence ATGGAGACAGGAAGACATAATTTGCGGCCTGCTTATAAGGAAGAGGGCCGGAAGGAAGCGGAGCGGCAGCGCAGAATTATTGAGCAGCTAAAGGAAAGAGCAGATAAGCCGCGGACTTATTTTGTGGTGACAATGGGCTGCCAGATGAATGCACGGGACTCAGAGAAATTGATTGGGATTTTGGAGGAGATCGGGTGCCGGCCTAGTGAAAAGGAGGAGCAGGCGGATCTGGTGGTTTATAATACCTGCTGCGTGCGGGAGAACGCGGAGCAGAAGGTGTACGGACGGCTTGGCTATCTGAAAAGCTTTAAGAAAAAAAATCCTCATATGAAAATTGCGCTGTGCGGCTGTATGATGCAGGAAGAGCTGGTACTGGAAAAGCTTAAAAAATCCTATCCGCAGGTGGACTTGATTTTCGGTACGTATAATATCTATAAATTCCCCGAGCTGCTGCAGGCGCTGCTGGATGGCGGCGGCCAGATGATTGACATCTGGCAGGAGCAGCAGGAAATCGTAGAGGATCTGCCCTCAATTCGCAAGCACCGATTCAAAGCGTCGGTGAATATTATGTATGGCTGCAATAATTTCTGTACGTATTGTATCGTGCCCTATGTCAGAGGCCGGGAGCGGAGCCGGAAGCCAGAAAATATTTTAGCGGAAATTGAGAGCCTGGCGCAGGATGGCGTGAAGGAAATTCAGCTTTTGGGGCAGAATGTGAATTCATATGGCAAGAATCTGGCGGAGCCAATCAGCTTTGCCAGGCTGCTGGAGATGGTCAATGAAATCGAGGGAATTGAACGCATTCGGTTTATGACGTCGCATCCGAAGGATTTGTCGCAGGAGCTGATTGATGCGATGGCCAAGCTGGATAAGGTGTGTCCGCATTTTCATTTGCCGCTGCAGTCAGGAAGTGATCGGCTTCTGAAGGAAATGAACCGGCATTATGATCAGGCAAAATATCTGGATATTGTGAAACGGCTGAAGAAGGCTGTGCCAGAAATTGCGATTACGACAGATATCATTGTCGGATTCCCGGGAGAGACGCGGGAGGATTTTCTGGAGACGGTCAAGGTGGCGGAAGAGGTGCGCTTTGATGGTGCTTTTACCTTTATCTACTCTAAAAGAGAGGGCACGCCGGCAGCGCGGATGCCGCAGGTGGATCCGGAGGAGGCTAAGGAGAATTTTGATCAGCTGCTGGAAGTGCTGGAAAGGGTTGCCTATACAGACCGGCAAACCTGGGTTGGACGCCGCGTGAAGGTGCTGGCAGAGGATGTGAGCAAAAATGATGCGCGTATGCTGTCGGGGAGAGATGAGCATAATCATTTGGTGCATTTTGTCGCAGACCAGAAGCAGCTTGGAAAGACGCTGCCGGTGATCATTACGGAGGCATCCGCATTTTATATGACAGGAAGGGTAGAGACCGAGAAATGA